A genomic window from Enoplosus armatus isolate fEnoArm2 chromosome 18, fEnoArm2.hap1, whole genome shotgun sequence includes:
- the LOC139301764 gene encoding zinc finger and BTB domain-containing protein 7C encodes MVHHREEDLIGIPFPNHSSDVLCSLNEQRRDGLLCDVILIVQDQEYRTHRSVLAACSQYFKKLFTVATTDGGDHHHTAAVYEIDFVAPESLTAILEFAYTSTLTVTASNVKEILNAAQMLEIPCIINVCLEIMDSGGGGGGGGRVEEGEEDEEEEEEDEEEEEEEEDEEEDVGSRKDEQEEEEDNVSERSLQSSESRGERTPPGTEDSPPPSTSNYHQQFDLHRESSQSQSPDTMRGKQESMESRALKDFSIESLLQEGLYPRMSTLDRRANFSPLLPGFYPSMWAAEFPAFPKQFLDPSHHQHPHTGASPQTRLPHAFPNSAPLEASRPLDLAVKREIIKEEMKEEVPLSLLHGNFLKDFVSSGLGNTMNTGSVPSEGHALGPIKDEADFRSYLSFLSSASHLGALFPPWQLEEERKMKPKASQQCPICNKVIQGAGKLPRHMRTHTGEKPYMCTICEVRFTRQDKLKIHMRKHTGERPYICLHCNSKFVHNYDLKNHLRIHTGVRPYQCEHCYKSFTRSDHLHRHIKRQSCRISRPRRGRKPAAWRSTPTSNFLCPPTAATNRFEENGLSPAYQGVKGHGLGEMLGLGNRGLGFKSGEGAGRESREERRAEGKHVAEEEKAGAGRQRGVFAFALAGEEVLTHSPFYAATSDPWTMRLERAPPIPEPAK; translated from the exons atggttcatcacagagaggaggaccTGATTGGGATCCCCTTCCCGAATCACAGCAGTGACGTCCTTTGCAGCCTCAATGAGCAGCGTCGTGACGGGCTGCTCTGCGATGTCATCCTTATCGTCCAGGACCAGGAGTACCGCACCCACCGCTCCGTTCTGGCCGCCTGCAGCCAGTACTTCAAGAAGCTCTTCACTGTGGCCACCACTGACGGCGGGGACCACCATCACACAGCGGCTGTGTACGAAATTGACTTTGTGGCTCCAGAGTCTCTCACGGCCATCCTGGAGTTCGCCTACACTTCCACTCTGACTGTGACGGCGTCCAATGTTAAAGAGATCCTGAACGCAGCTCAGATGCTGGAGATTCCCTGCATCATCAATGTTTGCCTGGAAATCATGGACagtgggggtggaggtggtggaggagggagagtggaggagggagaagaggatgaagaggaggaggaggaggatgaggaggaggaagaagaagaggaggacgaagaggaggacgTGGGGTCGAGAAAGGacgagcaggaggaggaggaggacaacgTCAGCGAGAGGTCACTGCAGTCGTCAGAGAGCAGGGGGGAGCGGACGCCTCCGGGGACGGAGGACTCGCCGCCTCCCAGTACCTCCAACTACCACCAGCAGTTTGACCTGCACAGAGAGTCGTCCCAATCGCAGTCTCCAGACACCATGAGAGGAAAACAG GAGAGTATGGAGAGCCGGGCTTTGAAGGATTTCTCCATTGAGTCGCTCCTCCAAGAGGGGCTGTACCCCCGTATGTCAACACTGGACAGGAGGGCcaacttctctcctctcctcccaggcTTCTACCCCTCCATGTGGGCCGCCGAGTTCCCGGCCTTCCCCAAGCAGTTCCTGGACCCCAGCCATCACCAGCACCCGCACACAGGAGCCTCACCACAAACCAGGCTCCCCCACGCCTTCCCCAACTCTGCACCACTTGAGGCCTCCAGGCCCCTCGATCTAGCTGTGAAAAGAGAGATCAtaaaggaggagatgaaagaggaagtTCCGCTCAGTCTGCTCCACGGCAACTTCCTGAAGGACTTTGTCAGCTCAGGACTGGGCAATACCATGAACACCGGGTCAGTGCCGTCAGAGGGTCATGCTCTGGGTCCAATAAAGGATGAAGCTGACTTCCGGTCCTACCTGAGCTTCCTGAGCTCCGCGTCCCACCTGGGGGCGCTGTTCCCGCCctggcagctggaggaggagaggaagatgaagccCAAAGCATCGCAGCAGTGTCCAATCTGCAACAAGGTCATCCAAGGAGCTGGGAAACTGCCGCGACACATGAGGACGCATACGGGAGAGAAACCGTACATGTGTACTATCTGTGAAGTGCGATTCACCAG acAAGACAAACTCAAGATCCACATGAGGAAGCACACAGGTGAGCGCCCCTACATCTGCCTCCACTGCAACTCCAAGTTCGTCCACAACTACGACCTGAAGAACCACCTGCGTATCCACACGGGGGTCCGTCCATACCAGTGCGAGCACTGCTACAAAAGTTTCACACGGTCCGACCACCTACATCGGCACATCAAGAGGCAGAGCTGCCGCATCTCCCGCCCCCGACGAGGACGGAAGCCAGCTGCTTGGCGGTCCACGCCCACCAGCAACTTCCTGTGCCCCCCCACTGCTGCCACCAACCGGTTTGAGGAGAATGGGTTAAGCCCTGCATACCAGGGAGTCAAGGGTCACGGACTTGGGGAGATGCTCGGCCTCGGCAACAGGGGCCTGGGATTTAAGAGTGGGGAAGGTGCGGGCcgggagagcagggaggaacGGCGAGCAGAGGGGAAGCATGtcgcagaggaggagaaggcaggagcagggaggcagaggggagtGTTTGCCTTCGCTCTGGCTGGAGAAGAAGTGCTTACCCACTCTCCATTTTATGCtgcgacctctgacccctggaCCATGAGACTGGAGCGTGCTCCGCCCATCCCTGAGCCGGCCAAATGA